The Pogona vitticeps strain Pit_001003342236 chromosome 6, PviZW2.1, whole genome shotgun sequence genome contains a region encoding:
- the LOC110071720 gene encoding olfactory receptor 14A16-like, whose protein sequence is MTNKSIVTEFLLMGFSDDRDGQIQHSVIFLVVYLIALVGNLLIITAVALDYHLHSPMYFFLVNLAFIDICYITTTVPKSISVSLKNSKQISFAGCVTQIYLVVACAGGELSLLTIMAYDRYVAICLPLQYGLIMKRHACFQMVAASWISNLFHAALQTGLTFRLNFCESNVIGQYFCDMPQLQKISCTNTKVNEIMIFVIVSSVESVCFAFICASYVYIFFAVLRIPSVQARYKAFSTCTPHLTVFSLFFITGVCSYTRPRALSTPTVDLISAVLYTVLPPVLNPIVYSFRNKDIQEAIWTIPKKIKDLMA, encoded by the coding sequence ATGACTAACAAATCTATAGTGACGGAGTTTCTTCTGATGGGATTTTCTGATGATCGTGACGGTCAAATTCAGCATTCTGTGATATTTCTTGTCGTCTACTTAATAGCTTTAGTGGGCAACTTGCTTATCATCACAGCTGTAGCCCTAGATTACCACCTTCACAGCCCCATGTATTTCTTTTTGGTCAACCTAGCATTTATAGATATTTGCTACATCACTACTACTGTTCCCAAATCCATAAGTGTTtcattaaaaaacagcaaacagatCTCTTTTGCTGGGTGTGTTACACAAATCTATTTAGTTGTCGCTTGTGCTGGTGGTGAGCTTTCCTTACTCACTATCATGGCATATGACCGTTATGTAGCAATTTGCCTTCCGCTACAATATGGGTTAATCATGAAGAGGCATGCTTGCTTCCAAATGGTAGCGGCTTCCTGGATAAGCAACCTGTTCCATGCAGCACTGCAAACCGGTTTAACTTTCAGGTTGAACTTCTGTGAATCTAATGTGATTGGGCAGTATTTTTGTGATATGCCACAGTTGCAAAAGATTTCTTGCACCAATACAAAAGTCAATGAgattatgatttttgtcatcgTGTCTAGTGTGGAGTCAGTTTGTTTTGCATTTATCTGTGCTTCCTACGTCTACATCTTCTTTGCAGTGCTGAGGATTCCATCAGTTCAAGCAAGATACAAAGCATTCTCTACCTGTACTCCCCACTTGACTgtcttctctttgtttttcatCACAGGAGTGTGTTCATACACAAGGCCTAGAGCACTCTCCACTCCCACTGTGGACTTAATTTCCGCCGTCTTATATACAGTGTTACCACCAGTTCTGAATCCCATCGTCTATAGTTTTAGGAACAAGGATATCCAAGAGGCGATATGGACAATACCAAAAAAAATTAAGGATCTCATGGCATGA